In Pseudoalteromonas sp. MM1, a single window of DNA contains:
- a CDS encoding diguanylate cyclase, with translation MPKRAKILIVDDDPLNRLVLEKTLGTEHDVYLVESGEKALTFIKSNQVDLIILDVVMPGIDGYEVLVQLKENPITQSIPIVFISANNSHTDEAKGLELGAMDYITKPFNASIVKVRVRNQLLIKQKNDLLEMLASIDGLTEIPNRRYLDENLSREWRRSKRNGSCLSVLLMDIDHFKRYNDCYGHRAGDECLKQVAQALAAQCERSTDFIARYGGEEFAAVLPDVNKQQALAFAQKLRQAVNNLNIEHKASLNAEHITISIGIASMENGNASAEQALLEQADLGLYAAKDAGRDQVVALNL, from the coding sequence ATGCCGAAAAGAGCTAAAATACTGATTGTAGATGATGATCCCCTTAACCGGCTGGTGCTTGAAAAAACGCTGGGTACGGAGCATGACGTATATTTAGTTGAAAGCGGCGAAAAAGCACTCACCTTTATTAAATCTAACCAAGTAGATTTAATTATTTTAGATGTGGTGATGCCAGGCATTGATGGCTACGAAGTGCTTGTGCAACTTAAAGAAAACCCTATTACGCAGTCTATTCCTATTGTGTTTATATCGGCTAATAATAGCCATACTGATGAAGCAAAAGGCCTTGAGTTAGGCGCAATGGATTACATAACTAAACCCTTTAATGCTTCCATAGTAAAAGTGAGAGTGCGCAACCAATTACTGATCAAGCAAAAAAATGATTTGCTTGAAATGCTTGCCTCAATAGATGGTTTAACAGAGATACCCAACAGGCGTTATTTAGATGAAAATCTCTCTCGTGAATGGCGTAGAAGTAAACGCAATGGCTCGTGTTTGTCGGTTTTATTAATGGATATAGACCACTTTAAGCGTTACAACGATTGCTATGGCCACCGAGCAGGGGATGAATGTTTAAAGCAGGTTGCACAGGCGTTAGCAGCGCAATGTGAGCGTAGTACTGACTTTATTGCCCGCTACGGAGGAGAAGAGTTTGCAGCGGTATTACCCGATGTTAATAAACAACAGGCATTAGCATTTGCACAAAAGCTAAGGCAAGCGGTAAACAACTTAAATATAGAGCACAAAGCTTCTTTAAATGCAGAACACATAACAATTAGTATTGGTATTGCTAGTATGGAAAATGGCAATGCAAGTGCTGAGCAGGCCTTACTTGAGCAAGCCGATTTAGGGCTGTATGCCGCAAAAGATGCTGGGCGCGATCAAGTGGTTGCGCTTAACTTATAG
- a CDS encoding PAS domain-containing hybrid sensor histidine kinase/response regulator, producing the protein MKFLPLKDYYRSLFVALFVPLFVAFLLCLHLYNIKVDRAIEKRQADFEQVSAQVSHIMSSVNDFFDNAFTSYQQPSAEQFNRNLLEGINQYDNYYYRHFSQRRGEIVGKGQFAFSNRALIQWQQATSLSPTFNTALSLMQSLSAVAYVDDAGFAYVVRRNKSQSTMLSKILNGRFKPTFAPGQLTSSPIVKIHDSAYFAIGRKKQPNSSDYIILIYDLEAMSSWLKKVAPSEGEYVFMNQSHQVIASSVKQLNEATALKDYWPELTHDDKKINLANNTDAQFFMQAMGNLPIHAAFYEPQINMITPIRYEVFLEFVFLTLFLSLMFAVFFWLSQRIFVRPMTHLMQYFEQNDGPNETLSSYPIPLNWQPWFSRVKYVFDKNAQLVESLQEANKELDEQLQLQSQKLKRSYEAKERHLALLNTMLNSVPDLIYFKNIDGSFLGCNKAFEAYVGKEQATLVGKRIEDLDSDDLQLSLLEKQVLQTKSSIEQRIDSTDKSYQLTIAPFYNEHQHLLGTMGIGRDITEQQQTLSALKSSESKFRSAIEFAANSVLLLSLEHTILQVNKAARKLFSQQDILTGEPLKKLFDEAQWQEIKKTLCHLLDDKKRVYHLTLSQGKLTSWLQLSVSLVWDENRDPSYYVIHIQDVSALTKAKHDAERATIAKSRFIANLSHEIRTPLNAVLGLLDMIVEQGLTNKQLQQTKQAKNAAQSLLLMLNRMLDFARVESAQAQIKPVPFCLVELIDICESLTAPLCQNKGLSFNIEIDPLINPVIIGDSIRLQQILGNLLTNAVKFTNKGSITLKMVLDENDVLDQQRICFHVIDTGVGIAKADQRRLFDAFTQGDESSTRIHQGVGLGLAIVKHGVALMGGEIAINSDKGRGCEFYFTLALAVDTAKSSVFIPSTLAIVSEDTVQLNEVVNAYSQVAAIDLEEALRYPIKLADAKQLIIDETTLNDLLSVESIHETLSASSFPVVVINHEHTLALPCTTQINVQHIKATALAQRLISLNANVDDKHSKAAENNGEVKKDISGLLIMAVDDNPLNLDIISSVLKQAHVNVITVTNAPDAIELLQILKPDLILMDVQMPHIDGCQATQLIRQQFDARQLPIFALTAHCEPADVERSLNSGMNKHLTKPVVAAVLLDAIRDVDFIKPKFYDQNFALTQFNFDENLLATMVGKFAKLCETQLEQIEENTQRDEVVRLVHSIKGVAGNLGFIRLSLCAKQCETHLKTTNEPLQQTLKELIIQLKQVIIFIETLGGRDAEKS; encoded by the coding sequence TTGAAATTTTTACCTCTAAAAGACTATTACCGCTCTTTATTTGTAGCATTATTTGTTCCCTTATTTGTGGCATTTTTACTGTGTTTGCATTTGTATAATATAAAAGTTGATCGTGCCATAGAAAAACGCCAAGCCGATTTTGAGCAAGTATCGGCTCAAGTTAGCCATATAATGAGCTCGGTAAATGACTTTTTCGACAATGCCTTTACATCATATCAACAGCCTAGTGCTGAACAATTTAACCGTAACTTACTTGAAGGTATAAATCAGTACGATAATTACTACTACCGCCACTTTAGTCAGCGCCGAGGCGAAATAGTCGGTAAAGGGCAGTTTGCTTTTTCTAACCGTGCGTTGATTCAGTGGCAGCAAGCTACAAGCTTAAGCCCAACTTTTAATACCGCGTTATCACTTATGCAATCGTTATCGGCCGTTGCCTATGTTGATGACGCGGGGTTTGCGTATGTTGTAAGACGCAACAAAAGTCAAAGCACCATGCTTAGTAAAATTTTAAATGGCCGTTTTAAGCCTACATTTGCACCTGGCCAGCTTACTTCCAGCCCCATAGTAAAAATACACGACAGTGCCTACTTTGCCATTGGTCGCAAAAAACAGCCAAATTCGTCCGACTATATAATTTTAATATACGATTTAGAAGCCATGTCTAGCTGGCTTAAAAAGGTAGCTCCAAGCGAGGGTGAGTATGTGTTTATGAACCAATCGCATCAGGTGATAGCCAGCTCTGTTAAGCAGTTAAACGAAGCAACAGCCTTAAAAGATTATTGGCCTGAATTAACTCATGACGATAAAAAAATAAACTTAGCGAATAACACAGATGCACAGTTTTTTATGCAAGCCATGGGGAACTTGCCTATTCATGCGGCGTTTTATGAACCGCAAATAAATATGATCACGCCAATTAGGTATGAGGTATTTTTGGAATTTGTGTTTTTAACGTTATTTTTAAGCTTAATGTTTGCCGTATTTTTTTGGTTAAGCCAACGTATTTTTGTGAGACCAATGACCCATTTAATGCAGTATTTTGAGCAAAATGATGGCCCTAATGAAACACTTTCAAGTTACCCGATCCCATTAAATTGGCAGCCTTGGTTTTCTCGCGTTAAATATGTTTTTGATAAAAATGCGCAGTTAGTTGAGTCATTACAAGAGGCTAATAAAGAACTCGATGAGCAGCTACAGCTACAATCACAAAAGCTAAAACGCAGCTACGAAGCAAAAGAGCGACACTTAGCGCTATTAAATACGATGCTAAATAGTGTGCCTGATCTGATTTATTTTAAAAATATTGATGGCTCTTTTTTAGGGTGTAACAAAGCATTTGAAGCCTATGTAGGCAAAGAACAAGCAACCCTAGTCGGCAAGCGTATTGAAGACTTAGACAGTGACGATTTACAGTTAAGCCTGCTTGAAAAACAAGTGCTGCAAACCAAAAGTAGTATTGAACAACGCATAGATAGCACCGATAAATCGTATCAATTAACCATTGCCCCATTTTATAACGAGCACCAGCATTTATTAGGTACTATGGGGATTGGAAGAGACATTACTGAGCAGCAGCAAACCCTATCGGCGTTAAAATCGTCAGAATCTAAATTTAGAAGCGCGATAGAGTTTGCAGCAAACAGTGTGTTGCTACTCTCGCTTGAGCATACCATATTGCAAGTTAACAAAGCGGCTCGTAAGTTATTTTCACAGCAAGATATTTTAACTGGTGAACCGCTTAAAAAGCTGTTTGATGAGGCGCAGTGGCAAGAAATAAAAAAAACGCTTTGTCACTTACTAGATGATAAAAAACGGGTTTATCATTTAACGCTCTCACAAGGAAAATTAACAAGTTGGCTACAGCTGAGTGTGTCGCTGGTGTGGGATGAAAACCGAGACCCTTCTTACTATGTTATTCATATTCAAGATGTGAGCGCGCTCACTAAAGCAAAGCATGACGCAGAGCGTGCAACAATAGCTAAAAGCCGCTTTATTGCTAATTTAAGTCATGAGATCCGCACGCCGCTTAACGCAGTACTCGGTTTGTTAGACATGATAGTAGAGCAAGGCTTAACAAATAAGCAGCTGCAACAAACAAAGCAGGCTAAAAACGCAGCGCAAAGCTTATTGCTAATGCTAAACAGAATGCTTGACTTTGCTCGCGTAGAAAGTGCGCAAGCACAAATAAAACCGGTGCCTTTTTGTTTAGTTGAACTGATTGATATTTGCGAGAGCTTAACGGCGCCGTTATGCCAAAACAAAGGATTAAGCTTTAATATTGAAATAGACCCTTTAATTAACCCTGTGATTATTGGTGATTCAATACGATTGCAACAAATACTAGGTAACTTACTTACCAATGCCGTTAAGTTTACTAATAAAGGCAGTATTACCTTAAAAATGGTGCTTGATGAAAATGACGTTTTAGATCAGCAACGTATTTGTTTTCACGTGATCGACACAGGGGTAGGTATTGCCAAAGCTGACCAACGACGACTATTTGATGCGTTTACTCAAGGGGACGAATCCTCTACGCGTATTCATCAAGGGGTCGGGCTTGGACTTGCTATAGTTAAACATGGTGTCGCCTTAATGGGGGGCGAAATTGCCATTAATAGCGACAAAGGCCGTGGATGTGAGTTTTACTTTACTCTAGCGCTTGCGGTAGATACGGCTAAGAGTAGTGTATTTATTCCTAGTACGTTAGCCATTGTGAGCGAAGACACTGTACAGCTAAACGAAGTCGTTAATGCTTACTCACAAGTGGCAGCTATTGACTTAGAAGAGGCGCTACGCTACCCAATAAAGCTTGCTGATGCAAAGCAACTGATTATTGATGAAACCACATTGAACGATTTATTAAGTGTTGAATCTATACACGAAACACTCAGTGCCAGCTCATTCCCTGTAGTGGTAATTAATCATGAGCACACTTTAGCATTGCCTTGTACTACGCAAATTAACGTACAGCATATTAAAGCAACGGCCTTGGCGCAGCGATTAATTAGTTTAAATGCTAATGTCGATGATAAGCACTCTAAAGCTGCTGAAAATAATGGAGAAGTAAAAAAAGATATATCGGGTCTACTTATTATGGCGGTTGATGATAACCCGCTCAATTTAGACATTATTAGCAGTGTACTAAAGCAAGCCCATGTTAATGTAATAACAGTCACTAATGCCCCAGATGCAATAGAGCTGCTACAAATATTAAAGCCAGATCTAATATTGATGGACGTGCAAATGCCGCATATTGATGGGTGCCAAGCAACGCAATTGATTCGCCAACAGTTTGACGCGCGCCAACTGCCTATTTTTGCTTTAACAGCACATTGTGAACCTGCAGATGTTGAGCGCTCACTTAATAGCGGCATGAACAAGCATTTAACCAAACCTGTGGTTGCAGCTGTACTATTAGATGCAATTAGAGACGTAGACTTTATAAAACCTAAGTTTTATGACCAAAACTTTGCGCTCACCCAGTTTAATTTTGATGAAAATTTACTAGCAACTATGGTTGGAAAGTTTGCTAAGTTGTGTGAAACCCAGTTAGAACAAATTGAAGAAAATACCCAGCGAGATGAAGTGGTACGCTTAGTGCATAGTATTAAAGGCGTGGCGGGTAATTTAGGTTTTATCAGGCTTTCACTGTGTGCAAAACAATGTGAAACGCACCTTAAAACTACTAACGAGCCGCTTCAACAAACTTTAAAAGAACTAATCATACAACTAAAACAAGTGATTATTTTTATAGAAACCTTAGGGGGACGGGATGCCGAAAAGAGCTAA
- the rapA gene encoding RNA polymerase-associated protein RapA, whose translation MNFSLGQRWISDTESDLGLGTVVAIEGRQVSILFPASGENRVYSTAEAPVTRVAFNPGDVIKSVEEWELEVESIEVQGELLCYVGTRIDTGEQAKLKETFLDHFIKFNKPQDRLFAGQVDRFDRYTLRYQTWQHQFQRQQSPIKGLIGQRANLIPHQLYIAQEVGKRFAPRVLLSDEVGLGKTIEAGMILHQQIISGRASRVLIVVPENLQHQWLVEMLRRFNLRFSIFDEERCDEAFADSPNVFDTEQLVLTSLEFLTKKKRWFEQATLADWDLLVVDEAHHLSINNGKPSTEYQRMAELSQDIPGLILLTATPDQLGHRSHFARLQLLDPDRFYDYDVFKEEEANYKDVAEAANQLLQAQALDDTAKATLIELLKETDITDVLEKAQQGDLPARKEILNMLLDRHGTGRILFRNSRSGIDGYPSRKLHAYPMALPKQYKTAMSVLGSMSGIQSAELSAQRALFPEKIFQEFEGESASWGAFDPRVDWLINTLKTLKHEKVLLICAKAETAISLEQILREREAIKASVFHEGMSIIERDRAAAFFADEYDNAQILLCSEIGSEGRNFQFSHHLVLFDLPLNPDLLEQRIGRLDRIGQTQDVNIHVPYFENTAQEVLLRWYNEGLDAFESTSTTGQLLYKEFSEDLLEYIAAHNCDEEELDPLLEQVAKQNAVLRKQMESGRDRLLELHSSGQGAADSLVEDIEALDNQFELPSYMINVFDTFGVSQEDKGENTIILKPTEHMLSASFPSLKEDGMTVTFDRDTALSQEDVHFISWDHPMVQGTMDMICDDDFGSASVALLKNKKLPPGTFFVELIFVAEAMAPKALQVGRFLPPTPIRILLDKASNNLGENVAFDSFNQQLSAVGRQTASKLAGALQGAVHPMINTAKDMAQQQLEVIRSASLEKMQSTLGEEQARLEALKQINPNIRQEEITFFDKQRSELTTHIQKAQLKLDAIRLIVVSH comes from the coding sequence ATGAATTTTTCCTTAGGTCAGCGTTGGATCAGTGATACAGAGTCAGATTTAGGATTAGGCACCGTAGTTGCCATTGAAGGCCGTCAGGTCAGCATTTTATTTCCTGCCAGTGGTGAAAACCGTGTTTATTCTACAGCAGAAGCACCGGTTACCCGTGTGGCATTTAATCCAGGTGATGTGATCAAAAGCGTTGAAGAATGGGAATTAGAAGTAGAGTCTATCGAAGTGCAAGGTGAACTACTTTGCTACGTAGGTACACGTATCGATACCGGCGAGCAAGCAAAGCTAAAAGAAACCTTTCTAGATCATTTTATTAAGTTTAATAAACCGCAAGATCGTTTATTTGCGGGCCAAGTAGATCGTTTCGATCGCTACACTTTGCGTTACCAAACATGGCAACACCAATTCCAGCGCCAGCAATCGCCTATTAAGGGTTTGATTGGTCAGCGCGCTAACCTTATCCCGCACCAGCTTTACATTGCACAAGAAGTAGGTAAACGTTTTGCTCCACGTGTACTGCTTTCAGATGAAGTAGGCCTTGGTAAAACCATTGAAGCAGGTATGATTTTACACCAACAAATAATTAGCGGTCGTGCTAGCCGTGTACTTATTGTGGTGCCAGAAAACCTACAACACCAATGGTTAGTAGAAATGCTACGCCGCTTTAATTTACGTTTTTCTATTTTTGATGAAGAGCGTTGCGACGAAGCCTTTGCCGACTCACCAAACGTGTTTGATACCGAGCAACTGGTACTTACCAGCCTTGAGTTTTTAACCAAGAAAAAACGTTGGTTTGAACAAGCAACATTGGCTGATTGGGACTTATTAGTTGTTGATGAAGCGCACCACCTAAGTATTAACAATGGTAAGCCGAGCACCGAATATCAGCGTATGGCCGAACTTAGCCAAGATATTCCGGGGCTTATTTTATTAACTGCAACGCCAGATCAACTTGGTCATCGTAGTCACTTTGCCCGCTTACAATTGCTCGACCCAGATAGGTTTTACGACTACGACGTATTCAAAGAAGAAGAAGCTAACTACAAAGACGTTGCCGAAGCGGCAAATCAGCTGCTGCAAGCGCAAGCCCTTGATGATACAGCCAAAGCCACACTCATTGAGCTATTAAAAGAGACCGATATTACCGATGTGCTTGAAAAAGCGCAGCAAGGTGATTTACCGGCCCGTAAAGAAATACTTAACATGCTGCTTGATCGCCACGGCACAGGCCGTATTTTGTTTAGAAACAGCCGCAGCGGAATTGATGGCTACCCTAGCCGTAAATTACATGCTTACCCTATGGCACTGCCAAAGCAGTACAAAACAGCTATGTCGGTGCTTGGCAGCATGAGCGGTATACAAAGTGCAGAGCTAAGTGCACAACGCGCGCTATTCCCTGAAAAAATCTTTCAAGAGTTTGAAGGTGAAAGTGCAAGCTGGGGCGCATTTGACCCACGTGTAGATTGGTTAATCAACACACTTAAAACCCTAAAGCACGAAAAAGTACTGCTTATTTGTGCCAAAGCCGAAACTGCGATTAGCCTTGAACAAATTTTGCGTGAGCGTGAAGCAATAAAAGCCTCTGTGTTCCACGAGGGCATGTCGATTATTGAGCGTGACCGCGCAGCAGCATTTTTTGCTGATGAATACGACAACGCACAAATACTGCTGTGTTCAGAGATTGGTTCAGAAGGTCGTAACTTCCAGTTTTCGCATCATTTAGTGTTATTTGATCTACCACTAAACCCTGACTTACTTGAGCAACGTATCGGTCGATTAGACCGCATTGGTCAAACGCAAGATGTAAATATTCATGTGCCGTATTTTGAAAACACCGCGCAAGAAGTATTACTTCGTTGGTACAACGAAGGCCTTGATGCGTTTGAGAGCACATCAACTACCGGCCAACTATTGTATAAAGAGTTTAGCGAAGACTTACTTGAGTACATTGCTGCACATAATTGTGATGAAGAAGAGCTCGACCCACTACTTGAGCAAGTAGCCAAGCAAAATGCCGTGTTGCGCAAGCAAATGGAAAGTGGCCGTGACCGTCTATTAGAGCTACATTCATCTGGCCAAGGCGCTGCCGACTCGCTGGTTGAAGATATCGAAGCACTTGATAACCAATTTGAGTTACCAAGTTATATGATCAACGTATTCGACACGTTTGGTGTAAGCCAAGAAGACAAAGGCGAAAACACCATTATTTTAAAGCCAACAGAGCATATGCTAAGTGCTTCGTTCCCAAGCTTAAAAGAAGATGGCATGACGGTTACCTTTGACCGCGATACTGCTCTTTCGCAAGAAGACGTGCATTTTATTAGCTGGGATCATCCTATGGTGCAAGGCACGATGGACATGATTTGTGATGATGACTTTGGTAGTGCATCGGTTGCTTTGCTTAAAAACAAAAAATTGCCGCCAGGCACCTTTTTTGTTGAGCTGATTTTTGTAGCCGAAGCTATGGCACCAAAAGCCCTGCAAGTAGGACGCTTTTTACCACCAACGCCTATTCGCATATTGCTTGATAAAGCCAGTAATAACCTAGGTGAAAATGTAGCGTTTGATAGCTTTAACCAGCAGCTTTCAGCCGTTGGTCGCCAAACAGCAAGTAAATTAGCAGGTGCTTTACAAGGTGCGGTTCATCCAATGATCAACACCGCAAAAGACATGGCGCAGCAGCAGCTTGAGGTTATACGCAGTGCATCTCTTGAAAAAATGCAAAGCACCCTAGGCGAAGAACAAGCCCGCCTTGAAGCGCTTAAGCAAATTAATCCTAATATTCGCCAAGAAGAAATTACCTTCTTCGATAAGCAGCGCAGCGAGCTGACAACGCATATTCAAAAAGCCCAGTTAAAGCTTGATGCAATACGTTTAATTGTGGTTTCGCACTAA
- a CDS encoding D-2-hydroxyacid dehydrogenase: MKITILDNATLAKTSLTCIEELGELTTYELTSPEQVVKHSQGADVLITNKVVLNRDTISQLKTLKLICVSATGTNNVDLNAAQEFGIAVTNVAGYSTPSVVQHTFSLVTNLLGNTHRYQRDCQQGAWQKSDMFCRLDYSFNDLQGKTFAIIGGGTLGNGVAAVAQAFGANVVVAERKGAPCREGRTPFEEVLKTADIISVHCPLTDETRDLISLDELKMMKPSSIIINTARGGIINEADLVTALEQNLIAGAGVDVLTKEPAEQTNPLANYTGENLLLTPHIAWASTESIVRLINEVSLNIAAFTNSESRNRLV, from the coding sequence ATGAAAATCACTATTCTCGATAACGCCACTTTAGCTAAAACATCTTTAACCTGTATTGAAGAATTAGGTGAGCTAACCACCTATGAGCTCACATCACCAGAACAAGTTGTAAAACACAGCCAAGGCGCTGATGTGCTTATTACCAATAAGGTGGTATTAAATCGTGACACCATTAGCCAGCTTAAAACTCTCAAGCTTATTTGCGTAAGCGCAACAGGCACCAATAATGTTGACTTAAACGCTGCACAAGAGTTTGGCATTGCCGTTACCAACGTAGCAGGCTACTCAACCCCTTCGGTTGTACAACACACATTTTCATTAGTGACTAATTTATTAGGTAATACACATCGCTATCAGCGCGACTGCCAGCAAGGCGCTTGGCAAAAAAGCGACATGTTTTGCAGATTAGATTACAGCTTTAATGATTTACAAGGTAAAACATTTGCCATTATAGGTGGTGGTACGCTAGGTAATGGTGTGGCTGCAGTCGCGCAAGCATTTGGCGCAAATGTAGTGGTTGCAGAGCGAAAAGGCGCCCCTTGTAGAGAAGGCCGTACACCTTTTGAAGAGGTATTAAAAACCGCTGATATAATTAGCGTGCACTGCCCGCTTACTGATGAAACTCGTGATTTAATTTCGTTAGATGAGCTAAAAATGATGAAACCTAGCAGTATTATTATTAATACCGCCCGCGGTGGCATTATAAACGAGGCTGACCTAGTAACAGCTCTTGAACAAAATTTAATTGCTGGAGCAGGCGTTGATGTACTAACAAAAGAGCCGGCAGAGCAGACTAACCCACTGGCAAATTACACAGGCGAAAACTTGCTTCTTACACCACACATTGCATGGGCCAGCACAGAGTCAATCGTACGCTTAATTAATGAGGTGAGCTTAAATATAGCAGCCTTTACTAATAGTGAATCTCGTAACCGCTTGGTGTAA
- a CDS encoding DUF3192 domain-containing protein produces MKKSLLAAALITPFLTGCVIAVSDGEAETHWAGNDSSSWQHQHKKNREAIADLTMDSSYQSVLAQLKTPSFTELLKKDDDVYQVLFYMTHSIHSDGKTTKDECTPLIFKNDKLVGIGESALGMITK; encoded by the coding sequence ATGAAAAAATCACTTTTAGCTGCTGCACTTATCACTCCATTTTTAACCGGTTGTGTTATTGCCGTATCAGATGGCGAAGCAGAAACGCATTGGGCAGGTAACGACTCATCAAGCTGGCAACATCAGCATAAAAAAAACCGCGAAGCGATTGCAGATTTAACAATGGATAGCAGCTATCAATCTGTTTTAGCACAACTAAAAACGCCGAGCTTTACCGAACTATTAAAAAAAGACGATGATGTTTACCAGGTACTGTTTTACATGACTCACAGTATTCACTCTGATGGCAAAACAACAAAAGATGAATGTACGCCATTAATATTTAAAAACGATAAATTGGTGGGTATTGGTGAAAGCGCACTGGGCATGATCACTAAATAG
- a CDS encoding PhoH family protein gives MEKASNLESKMYVLDTNVLLHEPLAYLSFQEHHVVIPMTVLEELDHIKDRKHDVSRDARVAIRGLDEVLKDATPEQMLQGVALPSNKKANANSTGTLIIVNDHLFADSISGLPGDENDHRIINCAVYLQKQHSDSKIVLVTKDINMRLKAKGAGLKYVEDYRTDQLIDDIALLTSGYKKIEGDFWQHVGQCETQQHGRDTFHYVAKNLIPDVFCNEYILDGSEHFAARVKSYDNERIKLKDISVERLMHQQAWGVKPKNVYQGMALDALLDPSIELVILTGPAGCGKTLLALASALEMVIERGIYDKVIVTRNTPEIAESIGFLPGTEEEKMAPWLAAITDTLEVLHKGDENPISSRNYIMEKANIQFKSVNFMRGRSIQNAVVILDESQNLTASQLKTIITRCGEGTKLICSGNLAQIDSNYLTPVTSGLTYIVERFKDFEGSATVNLNGVVRSRLASFAEENL, from the coding sequence ATGGAAAAAGCTTCGAACCTTGAAAGTAAAATGTATGTGCTAGACACCAATGTGTTACTCCACGAACCCCTCGCTTATTTGTCTTTCCAAGAGCATCATGTTGTCATCCCAATGACCGTTTTAGAAGAACTTGACCACATTAAAGATAGAAAACACGATGTAAGCCGCGATGCACGAGTGGCTATTCGCGGCCTAGATGAAGTACTAAAAGATGCGACTCCTGAGCAAATGTTGCAGGGGGTTGCACTGCCGAGCAATAAAAAAGCAAATGCTAATTCAACCGGTACGCTCATTATTGTTAATGACCACCTTTTTGCAGATTCTATTTCTGGATTACCGGGGGATGAAAACGACCACCGCATTATTAACTGCGCCGTGTATTTACAAAAACAGCACAGCGATTCAAAAATAGTATTGGTGACAAAAGATATAAACATGCGCCTTAAAGCGAAAGGCGCAGGCCTAAAATATGTTGAAGATTACCGTACCGACCAACTCATTGACGATATAGCGCTTTTAACCAGTGGTTATAAAAAAATAGAGGGCGATTTTTGGCAGCACGTAGGGCAATGCGAAACACAGCAGCATGGCCGTGATACGTTTCATTATGTAGCAAAAAACTTAATTCCAGATGTATTTTGCAATGAGTACATACTTGATGGCAGCGAGCACTTTGCTGCGCGGGTAAAATCGTACGATAACGAGCGTATTAAATTAAAAGATATTAGTGTTGAGCGTTTAATGCACCAGCAAGCATGGGGTGTTAAACCTAAAAATGTTTATCAAGGTATGGCACTTGATGCTTTATTAGACCCAAGTATTGAGTTGGTTATTTTAACCGGCCCAGCTGGGTGTGGTAAAACGTTGCTAGCGCTTGCTAGTGCACTTGAAATGGTGATTGAACGCGGTATTTACGACAAGGTTATAGTAACGCGTAATACGCCTGAAATAGCCGAGTCTATTGGTTTTTTGCCCGGTACCGAAGAAGAAAAAATGGCACCGTGGTTAGCGGCAATTACCGACACCTTAGAGGTGCTACACAAAGGAGATGAAAACCCAATTTCGAGCCGTAATTACATAATGGAAAAAGCCAATATACAGTTTAAGTCGGTAAACTTTATGCGTGGGCGTAGTATTCAAAATGCAGTGGTTATTTTGGATGAGAGCCAAAACTTAACGGCGTCTCAGCTTAAAACCATTATTACCCGCTGTGGTGAGGGAACAAAACTAATTTGTAGCGGTAATTTAGCACAAATAGATAGCAACTATTTAACCCCCGTTACTTCAGGTCTTACTTATATTGTTGAGCGTTTTAAAGACTTTGAAGGCAGTGCAACAGTTAATTTAAACGGGGTAGTGCGCAGCCGTTTAGCCTCCTTTGCAGAAGAAAATTTATAA